One segment of Patulibacter sp. SYSU D01012 DNA contains the following:
- a CDS encoding SDR family oxidoreductase, producing MAYVVTGATGFIGRFLVARLLERREGDIHLVVRDASQPKIDRLIDGWPEGAAERIKVVVGDLEQPAMGVDPAWIDEHRGTIDHLFHLAAIYDMTADEERNEALNVEGTRHAVELANVLGAGCFHHTSSVAVAGDFDGVFREDMFDEGQPLPSPYHRTKFASERIARGETLVPWRIYRPSIVVGHSETGEMDKIDGPYYLFGLVKAMRKLPRFIPLMSPDVGATNIVPVDYVAAAMDHIAHEPGLDQQAFHLCAPRPQPVVDVFNMVARAARAPRLTLRPPGMPPIDVHKGPLAVFLRSPTFAPLRRLLLSPTGIPDEVVPHLSFAPVFDARRAEQALVGSGIAVPRLRDYAATLWDFWERNLDPALHADTTLREAVVGRTVLITGASSGIGEATALKVALSGGTPLLVARTRSKLEALRRQIEAHGGTAYVYPCDLNDLDAIDELARTVTREHRVDVVVNNAGRSIRRSLKLSLNRFHDFERTMQLNYFGAIRLVMGVLPHMVEHGGGHVVNISSIGAQTWPPRFSAYVASKSALDAWTRIAAAELIGAKVTFTTIHMPLVRTPMIAPTKLYDNVPTITPVEAADLVAKAIAAHPKQINTLLGTAGEVLYAVAPKVSDQILNTGFRIFPDSAAARGQENPDERAGIEMRLLAALTRGMHW from the coding sequence ATGGCGTACGTGGTCACCGGGGCCACCGGATTCATCGGCCGCTTTCTGGTCGCGAGGCTGCTCGAGCGGCGCGAGGGCGACATCCACCTCGTCGTCCGCGACGCCTCGCAGCCGAAGATCGACCGCCTGATCGACGGCTGGCCCGAGGGGGCCGCCGAGCGCATCAAGGTGGTGGTCGGCGACCTCGAGCAGCCGGCGATGGGCGTCGACCCGGCGTGGATCGACGAGCACCGCGGCACGATCGACCACCTGTTCCACCTCGCCGCGATCTACGACATGACGGCGGACGAGGAGCGCAACGAGGCGCTCAACGTCGAGGGCACGCGGCACGCCGTCGAGCTCGCCAACGTCCTGGGCGCCGGCTGCTTCCACCACACCTCGTCCGTCGCGGTCGCCGGCGACTTCGACGGCGTCTTCCGCGAGGACATGTTCGACGAGGGGCAGCCGCTCCCGTCGCCGTACCACCGCACGAAGTTCGCCTCGGAGCGGATCGCGCGCGGCGAGACGCTCGTCCCCTGGCGGATCTACCGGCCGTCGATCGTCGTCGGGCACTCCGAGACGGGCGAGATGGACAAGATCGACGGGCCGTACTACCTGTTCGGGCTCGTCAAGGCGATGCGGAAGCTCCCGCGCTTCATCCCGCTGATGTCGCCGGACGTCGGCGCGACGAACATCGTCCCGGTCGACTACGTCGCCGCGGCGATGGACCACATCGCGCACGAGCCCGGGCTGGACCAGCAGGCGTTCCACCTGTGCGCGCCGCGCCCGCAGCCGGTCGTCGACGTCTTCAACATGGTGGCCCGCGCCGCCCGCGCGCCCCGCCTGACGCTGCGGCCGCCGGGGATGCCGCCGATCGACGTCCACAAGGGCCCGCTCGCCGTCTTCCTGCGCTCGCCGACGTTCGCCCCGCTGCGCCGCCTGCTGCTCTCCCCCACCGGCATCCCGGACGAGGTCGTGCCGCACCTGTCGTTCGCGCCCGTCTTCGACGCCCGGCGCGCCGAGCAGGCGCTCGTCGGGTCGGGCATCGCGGTGCCGCGCCTGCGCGACTACGCGGCCACGCTGTGGGACTTCTGGGAGCGCAACCTCGACCCCGCGCTGCACGCCGACACGACCCTGCGCGAGGCCGTCGTCGGCCGCACCGTGCTGATCACCGGCGCGTCGTCGGGGATCGGCGAGGCGACGGCGCTGAAGGTGGCGCTCTCGGGCGGCACGCCGCTGCTGGTGGCGCGGACCCGCTCGAAGCTCGAGGCGCTGCGTCGCCAGATCGAGGCCCACGGCGGCACCGCCTACGTCTACCCGTGCGACCTGAACGACCTCGACGCGATCGACGAGCTCGCGCGCACCGTCACCCGCGAGCACCGGGTCGACGTCGTCGTGAACAACGCGGGGCGGTCGATCCGGCGGTCGCTCAAGCTCAGCCTCAACCGCTTCCACGACTTCGAGCGGACGATGCAGCTGAACTACTTCGGCGCCATCCGCCTGGTGATGGGCGTCCTGCCGCACATGGTCGAGCACGGCGGCGGGCACGTCGTGAACATCTCGTCCATCGGCGCGCAGACGTGGCCGCCGCGGTTCTCGGCCTACGTCGCGAGCAAGTCGGCACTGGACGCCTGGACGCGGATCGCCGCGGCCGAGCTCATCGGCGCGAAGGTGACGTTCACGACGATCCACATGCCGCTCGTGCGGACGCCGATGATCGCGCCGACGAAGCTCTACGACAACGTCCCGACGATCACGCCGGTCGAGGCCGCCGACCTGGTCGCGAAGGCGATCGCCGCGCACCCGAAGCAGATCAACACCCTGCTGGGCACCGCCGGCGAGGTGCTCTACGCGGTCGCGCCGAAGGTCTCCGACCAGATCCTCAACACCGGCTTCCGGATCTTCCCGGACTCCGCCGCCGCCCGCGGCCAGGAGAACCCCGACGAGCGCGCCGGCATCGAGATGCGCCTGCTCGCCGCGCTGACGCGCGGCATGCACTGGTAG
- a CDS encoding TetR/AcrR family transcriptional regulator, translating into MHDVSGAQPTPSTGRPQAERLSRALVIDAATTIARRDGLDALSMRRLAEELGVSTMAAYRHVAGKETLVDDVLEAAVGEIDLDAGDGAWEERLATVVTRSYDAFLTVPGLAEHLHGRALSRPAIVRWLEALNAPLVDAGIPADQRATFTPAVLWLLRGATRLEAEWSETLRALEEIAEAGPEDAPAMRTARESFGDHEPADFLRNGLDLLVGGLRSFATA; encoded by the coding sequence GTGCACGACGTATCGGGAGCCCAGCCCACCCCTTCGACGGGCCGTCCGCAGGCGGAGCGCCTCAGCCGCGCCCTCGTCATCGACGCGGCGACGACCATCGCCCGCCGCGACGGTCTCGACGCCCTCTCCATGCGCCGCCTGGCGGAGGAGCTCGGCGTGTCGACGATGGCCGCGTACCGCCACGTGGCCGGCAAGGAGACGCTCGTCGACGACGTCCTCGAGGCGGCCGTCGGCGAGATCGACCTGGACGCCGGCGACGGCGCCTGGGAGGAGCGGCTCGCGACGGTCGTCACCCGCTCGTACGACGCCTTCCTGACGGTGCCCGGCCTGGCCGAGCACCTCCACGGCCGCGCGCTGAGCCGGCCCGCCATCGTCCGCTGGCTCGAGGCGCTGAACGCGCCGCTCGTCGACGCGGGCATCCCCGCCGACCAGCGCGCCACGTTCACGCCCGCCGTCCTGTGGCTGCTGCGCGGCGCGACGCGCCTCGAGGCCGAGTGGTCCGAGACGCTGCGCGCCCTCGAGGAGATCGCCGAGGCCGGGCCGGAGGACGCGCCCGCCATGCGCACCGCCCGCGAGAGCTTCGGCGACCACGAGCCCGCCGACTTCCTGCGCAACGGCCTCGACCTGCTCGTCGGCGGCCTGCGCTCCTTCGCCACGGCCTGA
- the ppk1 gene encoding polyphosphate kinase 1: MLDDRLDPAPADAPSADAPDPTDPRFFVNRELSWVDFDRRVLELAQDPDQRLLARLNFAAIFASNLDEFFMIRVAGQHAKVWNENRRRGPDGRSADEVLDLLRERIDPVVQEHARTVHEDLLPALAEQGILLARHRDLSAEQQAELEDRFRNRIYPVLTPLAVGLGRPFPYISNLSLNLAVLVRDPDTRQTVFARVKLPTEVVDRLEVVRGAQGEQVFVPLEEVVEAHLDALFPGMEVLDRGMFRVTRDADFEISDDADDVKRALEAQLRNRRFGEIVRVEIDAKVSDALRTEIVEQLGVEERQVYDLPGLLDLTALFELVKAPGHNELLDDPWRPVTHPRLREGDDERADVFAAMRRGDVLVHHPYDSFHTSVERFVEQAVEDRDVLAIKMTVYRTNADSTLLPALVRASEQGKQTVALVELKARFDEQANIRWARVLEDTGVHVVYGHPALKTHAKCILVVRREGDKVRHYLHVGTGNYHAKTANLYTDFGLFTRDQELGQDVADLFNQLTGFAKPGRFRKALVAPNGLRDGLLEEVERTVAAHRAGQPTRIRLKMNSLVDRQSIYALYRASQAGVPIEINVRGICCLVPGVPGLSETISVRSVLGRFLEHSRIYAFERGEDRVVLMGSADIMERNLDNRVELVVPVDDEGARDELLDALDRAFCDEEGSWTLGPDAQWTRVRPADPEHPRGLHRELMELHQQRARDADRED, encoded by the coding sequence ATGCTCGACGACCGGCTCGACCCCGCCCCCGCCGACGCGCCGTCCGCCGACGCGCCGGATCCGACGGATCCCCGGTTCTTCGTCAACCGCGAGCTGTCGTGGGTGGACTTCGACCGCCGGGTGCTCGAGCTGGCCCAGGACCCCGACCAGCGCCTCCTCGCCCGCCTGAACTTCGCGGCGATCTTCGCGTCGAACCTGGACGAGTTCTTCATGATCCGCGTGGCCGGGCAGCACGCGAAGGTCTGGAACGAGAACCGCCGGCGCGGCCCCGACGGCCGCAGCGCGGACGAGGTGCTGGACCTGCTCCGGGAGCGGATCGATCCCGTGGTCCAGGAGCACGCGCGCACGGTCCACGAGGACCTGCTGCCGGCCCTCGCCGAGCAGGGCATCCTGCTCGCCCGGCACCGCGACCTCTCCGCCGAGCAGCAGGCGGAGCTGGAGGACCGCTTCCGCAACCGCATCTACCCGGTGCTCACGCCGCTCGCCGTCGGCCTGGGGCGGCCCTTCCCGTACATCTCCAACCTGTCGCTGAACCTCGCCGTGCTCGTCCGCGACCCGGACACGCGGCAGACCGTCTTCGCCCGCGTCAAGCTGCCGACGGAGGTCGTCGACCGGCTCGAGGTCGTCCGCGGCGCGCAGGGGGAGCAGGTCTTCGTCCCGCTGGAGGAGGTCGTCGAGGCGCACCTGGACGCGCTCTTCCCCGGCATGGAGGTCCTCGACCGCGGCATGTTCCGCGTGACCCGCGACGCGGACTTCGAGATCTCGGACGACGCCGACGACGTCAAGCGCGCGCTCGAGGCCCAGCTGCGCAACCGCCGCTTCGGCGAGATCGTGCGCGTAGAGATCGACGCGAAGGTCTCCGACGCGCTGCGGACCGAGATCGTCGAGCAGCTCGGCGTCGAGGAGCGGCAGGTCTACGACCTGCCCGGGCTGCTCGACCTGACCGCGCTGTTCGAGCTGGTGAAGGCGCCCGGCCACAACGAGCTGCTCGACGATCCGTGGCGGCCCGTCACGCACCCGCGCCTGCGCGAGGGCGACGACGAGCGGGCCGACGTGTTCGCGGCGATGCGCCGCGGCGACGTCCTGGTCCACCACCCCTACGACTCGTTCCACACCTCGGTCGAGCGGTTCGTCGAGCAGGCCGTCGAGGACCGCGACGTCCTCGCGATCAAGATGACCGTGTACCGCACGAACGCGGACTCGACGCTGCTGCCCGCGCTCGTCCGGGCGTCGGAGCAGGGCAAGCAGACCGTCGCGCTCGTGGAGCTGAAGGCCCGCTTCGACGAGCAGGCCAACATCCGCTGGGCGCGCGTGCTCGAGGACACCGGCGTGCACGTCGTCTACGGGCACCCGGCGCTGAAGACGCACGCCAAGTGCATCCTCGTCGTGCGCCGCGAGGGCGACAAGGTCCGGCACTACCTGCACGTCGGCACCGGCAACTACCACGCCAAGACCGCCAACCTGTACACCGACTTCGGGCTCTTCACCCGCGACCAGGAGCTCGGGCAGGACGTCGCCGACCTGTTCAACCAGCTGACGGGCTTCGCGAAGCCCGGGCGCTTCCGCAAGGCGCTCGTCGCCCCGAACGGGCTGCGGGACGGCCTGCTGGAGGAGGTCGAGCGCACCGTCGCGGCGCACCGCGCCGGGCAGCCCACCCGCATCCGGCTGAAGATGAACTCGCTCGTCGACCGGCAGTCGATCTACGCGCTGTACCGCGCGTCGCAGGCCGGCGTGCCGATCGAGATCAACGTCCGCGGCATCTGCTGCCTGGTGCCGGGCGTCCCCGGGCTGTCCGAGACCATCTCGGTGCGCTCCGTGCTGGGTCGCTTCCTCGAGCACTCCCGCATCTACGCGTTCGAGCGCGGCGAGGACCGCGTCGTGCTGATGGGGTCCGCCGACATCATGGAGCGCAACCTCGACAACCGCGTCGAGCTCGTGGTCCCCGTCGACGACGAGGGCGCGCGCGACGAGCTGCTCGACGCGCTCGACCGCGCGTTCTGCGACGAGGAGGGCTCCTGGACCCTGGGGCCCGACGCCCAGTGGACCCGCGTGCGTCCGGCGGACCCGGAGCATCCGCGCGGCCTGCACCGCGAGCTGATGGAGCTGCACCAGCAGCGGGCGCGGGACGCCGATCGCGAGGACTGA
- a CDS encoding CHAD domain-containing protein: MKARKVRGLDVGAPLADNAERIVRMRLEELHGFVPAALDVAEVEALHDMRIAAKRLRYVLEVTATCFGPYARTAAKRTRDLQDVIGEIHDCDVALPRVRRVAAERRAADADALAARAGEGAGDLDPALAADAPHADEHRGLATLEAYLVARRQLLYGRFLRLWRELGREGFRARLEYALGERPAAFTSLSPDGNDAGPARS; the protein is encoded by the coding sequence GTGAAGGCCCGCAAGGTCCGCGGCCTGGACGTCGGCGCGCCGCTGGCCGACAACGCCGAGCGCATCGTCCGGATGCGCCTGGAGGAGCTGCACGGGTTCGTGCCGGCCGCGCTCGACGTGGCCGAGGTCGAGGCGCTGCACGACATGCGGATCGCGGCGAAGCGGCTGCGCTACGTGCTCGAGGTGACGGCGACGTGCTTCGGCCCGTACGCCCGCACGGCGGCGAAGCGCACCCGCGACCTGCAGGACGTCATCGGCGAGATCCACGACTGCGACGTCGCGCTGCCGCGGGTCCGGCGCGTGGCGGCCGAGCGCCGGGCGGCGGACGCGGACGCGCTCGCCGCGCGGGCGGGGGAGGGGGCGGGCGACCTGGACCCGGCGCTGGCGGCCGACGCCCCGCACGCCGACGAGCACCGGGGCCTGGCCACGCTCGAGGCGTACCTCGTGGCCCGCCGCCAGCTGCTCTACGGCCGCTTCCTGCGCCTGTGGCGCGAGCTGGGCCGCGAGGGCTTCCGCGCCCGCCTGGAGTACGCGCTGGGCGAGCGGCCCGCCGCGTTCACCTCGCTTTCACCGGATGGCAACGACGCGGGGCCCGCGCGGTCGTAG
- a CDS encoding CHAD domain-containing protein: MAKAQPIPGLRADTPYAAAAAATVRVRAAELAAAAEGVLDTDRAARVHGMRVATRRLRAVLEIYAPCFPADDFRAALRDVKRLADALGARRDPDVQLEGLERFAAALPAADGPGVRAFADAVRADQRAGNAVLAETLAHLDVDGLRARLDALADAAQARAPAERDAEGAPGGPPAAADDDAATAADTATDDDAAAAGDGAAA, encoded by the coding sequence GTGGCGAAGGCCCAGCCGATCCCCGGCCTGCGGGCCGACACGCCCTACGCCGCGGCGGCTGCGGCGACCGTCCGCGTGCGCGCCGCCGAGCTGGCGGCCGCCGCGGAGGGGGTGCTCGACACCGACCGGGCGGCGCGCGTGCACGGCATGCGGGTGGCCACGCGGCGGCTGCGGGCCGTGCTCGAGATCTACGCGCCGTGCTTCCCCGCCGACGACTTCCGGGCCGCGCTGCGCGACGTGAAGCGGCTGGCGGACGCGCTGGGGGCGCGGCGCGATCCCGACGTGCAGCTCGAGGGCCTCGAGCGCTTCGCGGCCGCGCTGCCGGCCGCGGACGGTCCCGGGGTGCGCGCCTTCGCCGACGCCGTCCGCGCGGACCAGCGGGCCGGCAACGCCGTGCTCGCCGAGACGCTCGCGCACCTGGACGTCGACGGCCTGCGCGCGCGGCTCGACGCGCTCGCCGACGCGGCGCAGGCCCGGGCGCCCGCGGAGCGGGACGCCGAGGGCGCGCCGGGCGGGCCCCCGGCGGCCGCCGACGACGACGCCGCGACGGCCGCGGACACGGCCACGGACGACGACGCCGCGGCGGCGGGCGACGGGGCCGCGGCGTGA
- a CDS encoding ABC transporter permease, which yields MSASVAPTSTTPGEFAPRPGRAPLGRMALAQVWMELKLLLRNGEQVMLSLIVPIGLLVAFTQIPFIEVDGERADFFVPGVLALAVMSSAFTGQAIATGFDRQYGVLKRLGATPLPRSVLLMGKTGAVLVVELLQVALLVLVGVLLGWHPQGDPFSVVLLLAFGTAAFCGLAFLMAGVLRAMATLALANILWFVLLVLGGIMYPLSDLGSAAGAVEALPSAALADGLRDVLQHGHVAPFHDLIVLGLWAVVSLTAAAATFRWE from the coding sequence ATGAGCGCGAGCGTCGCACCGACGAGCACCACCCCGGGCGAGTTCGCCCCGCGGCCCGGGCGGGCGCCGCTCGGCCGGATGGCCCTCGCCCAGGTGTGGATGGAGCTCAAGCTCCTGCTGCGCAACGGCGAGCAGGTCATGCTCAGCCTGATCGTCCCGATCGGCCTGCTCGTCGCCTTCACGCAGATCCCCTTCATCGAGGTCGACGGCGAGCGCGCCGACTTCTTCGTCCCCGGCGTCCTCGCCCTGGCGGTCATGTCGTCCGCGTTCACGGGCCAGGCGATCGCGACCGGCTTCGACCGCCAGTACGGCGTGCTGAAGCGCCTCGGCGCGACGCCGCTGCCGCGCTCCGTCCTGCTGATGGGCAAGACGGGCGCCGTTCTCGTCGTCGAGCTGCTGCAGGTCGCGCTGCTCGTCCTCGTGGGCGTCCTGCTCGGCTGGCACCCGCAGGGCGACCCGTTCTCCGTCGTGCTGCTGCTGGCCTTCGGCACCGCCGCGTTCTGCGGGCTGGCGTTCCTGATGGCCGGCGTGCTGCGGGCGATGGCGACGCTCGCGCTGGCGAACATCCTGTGGTTCGTGCTGCTCGTGCTCGGCGGCATCATGTACCCGCTGTCGGACCTGGGGTCCGCGGCCGGCGCCGTCGAGGCCCTGCCGAGCGCGGCCCTCGCGGACGGTCTGCGGGACGTCCTGCAGCACGGCCACGTGGCGCCATTCCACGACCTCATCGTGCTCGGGCTGTGGGCCGTGGTGTCGCTGACCGCGGCGGCGGCCACGTTCCGCTGGGAGTAG
- a CDS encoding ABC transporter ATP-binding protein, whose translation MIDGLVKRYGERTAVDGVSLRVERARVLALLGPNGAGKTTTIETCIGFRRPDRGTVRVLGLDPVRENDALRPRIGVTLQAGGVYQSARCGEMLRLVASYSAHPLDPEALLDRLGLRAVQRTPYRRLSGGQQQRLSLAMALVGRPELVFLDEPTVGLDPQARHEIWRIVEALRRDGVTVVLTTHDMEEAQRLADDVVIVDHGRVIAAGTRDGLLRDAAEPEVRFQAPAGLDVASLAAHVGGGAAVREPAPGTYVVLGAVTPATVAAVAGWCAEHGVLLEGLQVKQRSLEDLFLDLTGRELRA comes from the coding sequence CTGATCGACGGCCTGGTCAAGCGCTACGGCGAGCGGACCGCCGTCGACGGCGTGTCGCTCCGCGTGGAGCGCGCGCGGGTGCTCGCCCTGCTCGGCCCGAACGGCGCCGGCAAGACGACCACGATCGAGACGTGCATCGGCTTCCGCCGTCCCGACCGCGGGACCGTGCGGGTGCTCGGCCTGGACCCCGTGCGCGAGAACGACGCGCTGCGGCCCCGCATCGGGGTGACGCTGCAGGCCGGCGGCGTCTACCAGTCCGCCCGCTGCGGCGAGATGCTGCGCCTGGTCGCCTCGTACTCCGCGCACCCGCTCGACCCCGAGGCGCTGCTGGACCGCCTGGGGCTGCGCGCCGTGCAGCGCACGCCGTACCGGCGCCTGTCCGGCGGTCAGCAGCAGCGGCTGTCGCTGGCGATGGCGCTCGTGGGCCGCCCCGAGCTCGTCTTCCTGGACGAGCCCACCGTCGGGCTCGACCCGCAGGCCCGGCACGAGATCTGGCGCATCGTCGAGGCGCTCCGGCGCGACGGCGTCACCGTCGTGCTGACGACGCACGACATGGAGGAGGCCCAGCGCCTGGCCGACGACGTCGTGATCGTCGACCACGGCCGGGTCATCGCCGCCGGCACCCGCGACGGGCTCCTGCGCGACGCCGCCGAGCCCGAGGTGCGCTTCCAGGCCCCCGCCGGCCTGGACGTCGCGTCGCTGGCCGCGCACGTCGGCGGCGGCGCCGCGGTGCGGGAGCCCGCCCCCGGCACGTACGTCGTGCTCGGGGCCGTCACGCCCGCCACCGTCGCGGCCGTCGCGGGCTGGTGCGCGGAGCACGGCGTCCTCCTCGAGGGGCTGCAGGTCAAGCAGCGCAGCCTCGAGGACCTCTTCCTCGACCTGACCGGACGGGAGCTGCGGGCATGA
- a CDS encoding GNAT family protein, whose translation MDELELRGPTLSLRIPRDGDAEGLLRLASDPEVTRWFSWGPYTDVEQPRRFIAGLEEERRTGVKLDLLAVHHEHGPAGITGLYEFSLRDRRCVCGTWFGRDFWGTGANRESKALLQHLAFEVLGMQRFGSYSNPENERSTRALLGVGLRREGVLRGFHRHGDRFLDVNVFGLLRAEWEASPLRAEYAGRIAVTGAPPAAFVPGA comes from the coding sequence ATGGACGAGCTCGAGCTGCGCGGACCCACCCTCTCCCTGCGGATCCCGCGGGACGGCGACGCCGAGGGGCTGCTGCGCCTGGCGTCCGACCCCGAGGTGACCCGCTGGTTCTCGTGGGGCCCGTACACCGACGTCGAGCAGCCGCGGCGCTTCATCGCGGGGCTGGAGGAGGAGCGGCGGACGGGCGTCAAGCTCGACCTGCTGGCGGTCCACCACGAGCACGGTCCCGCGGGGATCACCGGGCTGTACGAGTTCTCGCTCCGCGACCGGCGCTGCGTGTGCGGCACGTGGTTCGGTCGCGACTTCTGGGGGACGGGCGCCAACCGCGAGAGCAAGGCGCTGCTGCAGCACCTGGCGTTCGAGGTCCTGGGGATGCAGCGGTTCGGGTCGTACTCCAACCCCGAGAACGAGCGGTCGACGCGGGCGCTGCTGGGCGTGGGGCTGCGGCGCGAGGGCGTGCTGCGCGGCTTCCACCGCCACGGGGACCGCTTCCTGGACGTCAACGTCTTCGGGCTGCTGCGCGCGGAGTGGGAGGCCTCGCCGCTGCGGGCCGAGTACGCGGGGCGGATCGCCGTGACCGGCGCGCCGCCGGCCGCGTTCGTCCCCGGCGCCTGA
- a CDS encoding aldose 1-epimerase encodes MTELRAGALSAVWRPDVGMVGASLRHEGEELLGQRGGLDAYVAKGSAFGIPLLAPWANRLDGLEYPDPARPGAPPVRLDPARVKTDGNGLPKDGVLAARPWTVERETADEVVARFDADGEDVLHAFPFPHRLRVAVRLTPEGMTVTTELTATGDVSVPRAFGWHPLFTLPGVPREALDVTLPVVRESVLDDRGIPTGAERPADWRDGPLGDRTLDAEYPAVAGDFVLRGGGRTLTVVFGAPDYPVGHAWAPAGEAFVAWEPMTASTNALVTGDGLGLVAPGTSRAATFVVRVAADG; translated from the coding sequence ATGACCGAGCTGCGCGCCGGAGCCCTGTCCGCCGTCTGGCGGCCCGACGTCGGGATGGTCGGCGCGTCGCTCCGCCACGAGGGCGAGGAGCTGCTGGGCCAGCGCGGCGGGCTCGACGCCTACGTCGCGAAGGGCTCCGCGTTCGGGATCCCGCTGCTGGCGCCGTGGGCCAACCGCCTGGACGGCCTGGAGTACCCCGACCCCGCCCGACCGGGCGCTCCGCCGGTGCGGCTGGACCCCGCGCGCGTGAAGACGGACGGGAACGGCCTGCCGAAGGACGGCGTGCTGGCCGCGCGCCCGTGGACCGTCGAGCGCGAGACGGCGGACGAGGTCGTCGCCCGCTTCGACGCCGACGGCGAGGACGTCCTCCACGCCTTCCCGTTCCCGCACCGCCTGCGCGTGGCGGTGCGCCTGACGCCCGAGGGGATGACGGTGACGACGGAGCTGACCGCCACCGGCGACGTGTCGGTGCCGCGGGCCTTCGGCTGGCACCCGCTGTTCACGCTCCCGGGCGTGCCGCGGGAGGCGCTCGACGTGACGCTGCCGGTCGTCCGCGAGAGCGTCCTGGACGACCGCGGCATCCCGACGGGCGCGGAGCGGCCGGCGGACTGGCGGGACGGGCCGCTCGGCGACCGCACCCTCGACGCGGAGTACCCGGCGGTGGCCGGCGACTTCGTCCTGCGCGGCGGCGGGCGCACGCTGACCGTGGTGTTCGGGGCGCCGGACTACCCCGTCGGCCACGCGTGGGCGCCGGCCGGCGAGGCGTTCGTCGCGTGGGAGCCGATGACGGCGTCGACGAACGCCCTGGTGACGGGCGACGGGCTCGGGCTCGTGGCCCCCGGGACCAGCCGCGCCGCCACGTTCGTGGTGCGCGTCGCCGCGGACGGCTGA
- a CDS encoding HAD-IIA family hydrolase — protein sequence MPDREIRSWLMDMDGVLVHEEHMVPGADRFLARLRELDLPFLVLTNNSIYTRRDLSARLRASGLEVPETSIWTSALATARFLADQRPDGSAFVIGEAGLTTALHEAGYTQTDRDPDYVVLGETRTYSFERITQAIRLIEGGARFIATNPDNVGPSAEGPLPATGSVAALITRATGVEPYYVGKPNPLMMRSALNTLDAHSESTAMIGDRMDTDVVSGLEAGLQTILVLTGVATRETAKVFPYVPTRIVDSVADLVDELE from the coding sequence ATGCCCGACCGCGAGATCCGCTCCTGGCTGATGGACATGGACGGCGTGCTCGTCCACGAGGAGCACATGGTGCCCGGCGCCGACCGGTTCCTCGCGCGGCTGCGCGAGCTGGACCTGCCGTTCCTCGTCCTGACGAACAACTCCATCTACACGCGCCGCGACCTGTCCGCCCGGCTGCGCGCGAGCGGCCTGGAGGTGCCCGAGACGTCGATCTGGACCTCGGCGCTCGCGACGGCGCGGTTCCTGGCCGACCAGCGTCCCGACGGCTCGGCGTTCGTGATCGGCGAGGCCGGACTGACCACCGCCCTGCACGAGGCGGGCTACACGCAGACCGACCGCGACCCCGACTACGTCGTGCTCGGCGAGACCCGGACGTACTCGTTCGAGCGGATCACGCAGGCGATCCGTCTGATCGAGGGCGGCGCGCGGTTCATCGCGACCAACCCCGACAACGTCGGGCCGTCCGCCGAGGGGCCGCTGCCCGCGACGGGGTCGGTGGCGGCGCTGATCACCCGCGCCACCGGCGTCGAGCCGTACTACGTCGGCAAGCCCAACCCGCTCATGATGCGCTCGGCGCTGAACACGCTGGACGCGCACTCCGAGTCGACGGCGATGATCGGCGACCGGATGGACACCGACGTCGTCTCCGGCCTGGAGGCGGGCCTGCAGACGATCCTCGTGCTGACCGGCGTGGCGACGCGCGAGACCGCCAAGGTCTTCCCGTACGTGCCGACGCGGATCGTCGACTCGGTCGCCGACCTCGTCGACGAGCTGGAGTAG